A genomic region of Terriglobales bacterium contains the following coding sequences:
- a CDS encoding Gfo/Idh/MocA family oxidoreductase — protein MNRREFIGRAAAAGGALLLVENGESRPKAPSDQINLGIIGPGSRGQQLMRTFLRVPGVRFAGLCDVYEPRFAAAREITKENTPIYHDYRELLAARDLDAVIVSTPLSLHSQHEIAALESGRHVYGEKSLAFTVEECYSIVDAVKRTGKHFQVGLQYHYAPWYRETLRRIQAGKIGRVTQVYAYWHRNNNWRRPVPNGSDKKLERLINWRLYKEYSGGLVAELGSHHINFANEVFGSMPELVVGSGGIDFWKDGRETQDNVQVTYRYPSGQTLVFSAITTNQLDGAQVRVYGTDGSAVLTESDAIFYYEPKRPQSAVAQQTIVEHGIVTGASYRSEMPYRGPGETVSVPKDKQGSPDYVACASFIDSIRRNQRPEADEQVALAAGMAVALGNQAIDHGKRIVFSEHSRQT, from the coding sequence ATGAACAGACGCGAATTTATTGGCCGCGCGGCAGCGGCGGGCGGTGCTCTGTTGTTGGTAGAAAACGGGGAATCGCGGCCTAAGGCGCCCTCCGACCAGATCAATCTCGGCATTATTGGCCCTGGAAGCCGTGGCCAGCAGTTGATGCGCACATTCCTGCGCGTTCCCGGGGTCCGCTTTGCCGGACTCTGCGATGTGTATGAACCTCGTTTCGCTGCTGCACGTGAAATCACAAAAGAAAACACGCCGATTTATCACGATTACCGCGAGCTGCTAGCGGCGCGTGACCTTGATGCTGTAATCGTCTCCACTCCGCTTTCGCTTCATTCTCAGCATGAGATCGCAGCGCTCGAAAGCGGGAGGCATGTCTACGGTGAAAAGAGTCTGGCGTTTACCGTCGAGGAGTGCTACAGCATCGTCGATGCGGTGAAGCGCACCGGGAAACACTTCCAGGTGGGCCTGCAATATCACTATGCGCCCTGGTATCGCGAGACCCTGCGCCGCATTCAGGCGGGAAAAATCGGGCGGGTCACGCAGGTCTATGCCTACTGGCATCGAAACAACAATTGGCGGCGTCCTGTTCCCAATGGCAGTGACAAGAAGTTGGAACGCTTGATCAACTGGCGGCTTTACAAGGAGTACTCCGGCGGGCTGGTCGCCGAGCTGGGCTCGCATCACATCAATTTCGCTAACGAAGTTTTTGGCAGTATGCCCGAGTTGGTTGTGGGTAGCGGTGGAATTGATTTCTGGAAGGATGGGCGCGAGACCCAGGACAACGTACAAGTTACGTATCGCTATCCCTCAGGGCAGACATTAGTCTTTTCAGCGATCACCACCAACCAGCTTGACGGCGCCCAGGTGCGCGTCTACGGCACCGACGGCAGCGCTGTGCTCACAGAGTCGGACGCGATCTTTTATTATGAGCCCAAGCGACCGCAGTCCGCGGTCGCTCAACAGACCATCGTGGAGCACGGGATTGTCACCGGCGCAAGCTATCGTTCAGAGATGCCGTATCGCGGTCCTGGCGAAACTGTCTCTGTGCCGAAAGACAAACAGGGCAGTCCGGACTATGTTGCCTGTGCTTCCTTTATAGATAGCATTCGCAGGAATCAACGCCCAGAAGCAGACGAACAGGTAGCGTTGGCTGCCGGCATGGCGGTCGCGCTCGGCAATCAGGCGATTGATCATGGCAAGCGCATCGTATTTTCTGAACACTCCCGTCAGACATAA